In Humulus lupulus chromosome 6, drHumLupu1.1, whole genome shotgun sequence, a single genomic region encodes these proteins:
- the LOC133782282 gene encoding uncharacterized protein LOC133782282, translating to MSLAAAATAGAVKVTTTESSASGNSADNPMERNTYWCHECDMSLSLSPSSDSEQPLLCPQCFGDFLELMDSSSPPNHSSAEFSFPPPFPSLLDDNYLHRLIHHLTTRSSSSEDFDEEESSFDPSAPLPASKSSIDAIPTIIIDQSLLNDDPFMLCAVCKDQFELGIEAKQLPCKHLYHPDCILPWLAHHNSCPVCRFRLPAEQANRDSFGSSEGVLRLGDLMTGDEDWFDYASTLRYIARRHDLLFSAGNGGSGGVQGSFSPNQIAEVETETEMEAVSSCPVAGRARINGEDGELSLSRGVIEEGDVAISENLR from the coding sequence ATGTCTTTGGCCGCCGCTGCCACTGCTGGAGCCGTCAAGGTCACCACCACCGAGAGCAGCGCCAGCGGGAACAGCGCAGACAACCCAATGGAGAGGAACACGTACTGGTGCCACGAGTGCGACatgagtctctctctctctccctcctccGACTCCGAGCAACCCCTTCTCTGCCCCCAATGCTTCGGTGACTTTCTCGAGCTCATGGATTCTTCCTCTCCACCCAATCATTCCTCCGCCGAGTTTTCCTTTCCACCCCCCTTTCCGTCCCTTCTCGACGACAACTACCTCCACCGCCTAATCCATCACCTCACTACTCGTTCTTCTTCCTCCGAAGATTTCGACGAAGAAGAGTCCTCCTTTGACCCATCTGCACCTCTCCCTGCTTCGAAATCTTCCATTGACGCAATACCCACCATTATAATCGACCAGTCCCTTCTGAACGATGACCCTTTTATGCTCTGCGCCGTCTGCAAGGACCagttcgagcttggcattgaggCCAAGCAGCTTCCCTGTAAGCATCTCTACCATCCCGACTGCATTCTGCCCTGGCTCGCTCACCATAACTCCTGCCCCGTTTGTCGGTTCCGGTTACCCGCAGAGCAAGCCAACCGGGACTCTTTTGGGTCCTCGGAAGGGGTTTTGAGGTTAGGGGACTTGATGACGGGGGATGAGGACTGGTTTGATTACGCTAGTACTTTGAGATATATTGCTAGGAGGCACGATCTTCTGTTTTCCGCTGGTAATGGTGGTAGCGGCGGCGTTCAGGGCTCATTCTCTCCCAACCAGATTGCGGAGGTGGAGACAGAGACGGAGATGGAAGCGGTCTCCAGTTGTCCAGTTGCGGGTAGAGCTCGTATAAATGGTGAAGATGGAGAGTTGAGTTTAAGTCGCGGGGTCATTGAGGAGGGCGATGTTGCCATTTCTGAAAATTTGAG